The following coding sequences are from one Paramormyrops kingsleyae isolate MSU_618 chromosome 21, PKINGS_0.4, whole genome shotgun sequence window:
- the LOC140581438 gene encoding uncharacterized protein gives MEKSFILIIITILAGLTAGDYIKSDKQDVSSIEGESVTLSCSYTATSDYIYFYWYRQHSNQGPRFLLLKGAWTVTGEEYSSEKRFKSTTSRNFTSFVIDSLSIVDKAIYYLEEFPVRPDLGSRVFSSVCLSPFAMMLLCSFLLFSALVGHSTEDVITPFNDTVHVTEGDNVTLSCNYSGSVNNLQWYRQYPRSAPEFLLLIMESTGSVPNPKPRMSPKVDKENKRVDLELSSTEVTDSAVYYCALRPTNITDD, from the exons ATGGAGAAGTCATTCATCTTAATCATTATAACCATCCTTGCAG gATTGACTGCAGGAGATTACATCAAGTCTGATAAACAAGATGTTTCCAGTATTGAAGGAGAATCAGTGACACTGAGCTGCAGCTACACAGCAACCAgtgattatatttatttttactggtACAGACAGCACTCTAATCAGGGACCACGATTCCTACTCCTAAAAGGTGCATGGACAGTCACTGGTGAAGAATACAGTTCTGAGAAAAGATTCAAATCTACTACATCCAGGAATTTCACAAGCTTTGTCATTGACAGCCTTAGCATTGTAGACAAAGCGATCTACTACT TAGAGGAGTTTCCTGTTAGACCCGACCTTGGTAGCAGAGTATTCAGttcagtctgtctctctccattTGCCATGATGTTACTCTGTTCATTCCTTCTCTTTTCAGCACTTGTGG GTCACAGTACTGAGGATGTGATTACACCTTTTAATGACACAGTGCATGTTACAGAAGGTGACAATGTTACACTCTCCTGTAACTATAGTGGATCAGTTAACAATCTACAGTGGTATCGTCAGTATCCCAGATCAGCACCAGAATTTCTCCTGCTCATCATGGAAAGTACAGGGTCCGTACCGAACCCCAAGCCTCGAATGTCACCTAAAGTTGACAAGGAGAACAAGCGTGTAGATCTGGAGCTCTCCTCTACAGAAGTGACAGACTCTGCAGTGTACTACTGTGCTCTGAGGCCCACA AATATCACTGATGACTGA